One window of the Mixophyes fleayi isolate aMixFle1 chromosome 6, aMixFle1.hap1, whole genome shotgun sequence genome contains the following:
- the PHF20 gene encoding PHD finger protein 20 isoform X4 yields the protein MSSLDGLWKRAVCRMTKHPPNRRGIAFEVGAQLEARDRLKKWYAAHIEEIDYEEGKVLIHFKRWNHRYDEWFCWDSPYLRPLEKIQLRREGLVEEEPPVVFRINEQVLACWSDCRFYPAKITSVNKDGTYTVKFFDGVIQTVKNIHVKAFSKDQANVARSKQRERPTESTSPSDKYRGKFREQKKTSENTTIEKEKPQTTDKKAVQTDKDKKPLTCEKSKLPVVKNEKEDKENISENERESPAETRADERSGQNDSSKAPHENGDRRKKRDHSSSLPSSDPASQTLQPVTLELRRRKISIASEIQSKRQRLEKKKNVPLDAPIKIETVSLGESQPCAEDEEDEKLSRPTKLSPSTSPEDLGVMDVTAPSAPEGKSLSENGPSVEQQEVKTEDSPPVVIEPPEVKELPPSENIVDPAAADVLNSLPEIKPDEQVKDIPALNEIQMITALSDTTSLQTSLRTLPHDGKDRMCEKRRHSSPATNSSNAHRLSLKEKSKENQIQKFHRKPEKVSDSVKEKVQEKFKDFLSLQSKKKNKRSKSELSSNEENITIAKEVSPPQKAPIKLNNNCKIPCSLKPPDHGKRRDTAKISDEETLSDSCTESLLWSDDDYNEEIDVTNADDDMQEEEGDCEIVRCMCEVQEENDFMIQCEECLCWQHGVCMGLLEDNVPEKYTCYVCQDPPGQRLSLKYWYDKEWLNEGHMHGLSFLEENYSHQNAKKIVATHQLLGDVQRVIEVLHGLQLKMSILQSKEHPDLKFWGQPWKHHMLNNKCYIRQSMEENSCKADSTNYRTYNGAVAKPSPIPYVEESYITSEHCYQKPRTYYPAVEQRLVVETRSSSLDGGVDRIRQSREDSLAERLGWELDRELLKTESESKHNYCKVRDCLSKRNPPQESPHTQPMDNGDATVSSQLQWQLNLLAHLESLQDEVTHRMDFIEKELDVLESFLDYTGELEPPEPLARLPQLKHRIKQLLMDLGKVEQIALCST from the exons GTTTGGATGGCTTGTGGAAAAGAGCAGTGTGTAGAATGACGAAGCACCCACCAAACCGAAGGGGAATTGCCTTCGAGGTCGGGGCCCAACTGGAAGCTCGTGATCGGTTGAAGAAATG GTATGCTGCACACATTGAAGAAATAGACTATGAAGAAGGGAAGGTGCTAATCCATTTTAAACGCTGGAATCACAGATACGATGAATGGTTTTGCTGGGACAGCCCTTACCTTCGCCCTTTAGAGAAGATCCAACTAAGGAGGGAAGGCTTGGTAGAAGAGGAGCCTCCTGTG GTGTTTCGTATAAATGAACAAGTGTTGGCTTGTTGGTCTGACTGCCGATTTTACCCAGCAAAAATAACATCTGTCAACAAAGATG GCACCTACACTGTCAAATTCTTTGATGGCGTTATTCaaactgttaaaaatattcaTGTGAAGGCCTTCTCCAAAGATCAG GCCAATGTCGCTCGGTCAAAGCAGAGAGAGAGGCCTACAGAAAGCACTTCACCTTCTGATAAGTATAGAGGTAAATTTAGAGAACAGAAAAAAACTTCAGAGAATACCACAATAGAGAAAGAGAAACCTCAGACCACCGATAAGAAAGCAGTCCAGACCGATAAGGACAAAAAGCCACTAACCTGTGAAAAGAGCAAACTTCCGGTTGTGAAAAATGAGAAGGAGGACAAAGAAAACATATCTGAGAATGAAAGAGAGTCTCCTGCAGAAACCCGCGCAGACGAACGCAGCGGTCAAAATGACAGCTCGAAAGCACCACATGAAAATGGAGACCGGAGGAAGAAACGTGATCATTCGTCATCTCTTCCATCTTCAG ATCCAGCTTCTCAAACCCTGCAACCAGTGACGTTGGAGCTAAGGAGAAGGAAGATATCCATAGCATCAGAAATTCAAAGCAAAAGGCAGCGCCTGGAAAAaa AAAAGAATGTTCCTTTAGATGCACCTATAAAAATTGAGACTGTGTCACTTGGAGAATCGCAGCCTTGTgcagaggatgaggaggatgaaAAGCTTAGTAGACCTACTAAGCTATCGCCTAGCACGAGTCCGGAGGACCTTGGTGTCATGGATGTAACTGCCCCGTCTGCACCAGAGGGGAAATCGCTGTCTGAAAATGGTCCATCAGTGGAACAACAGGAAG TGAAGACTGAGGACTCTCCACCTGTGGTCATTGAGCCTCCTGAAGTAAAGGAGTTGCCGCCTTCAGAAAATATTGTTGATCCTGCTGCAGCTGATGTCCTGAACAGTCTCCCAGAAATAAAACCTGATGAGCAGGTTAAGGACATTCCTGCATTGAATGAGATTCAGATGATCACCGCGCTATCAG ACACTACTTCTCTTCAGACTTCTCTAAGAACTTTGCCTCATGATGGCAAAGACAGAATGTGTGAGAAAAGGCGACATTCAAGCCCAGCTACTAACAGCTCAAATGCCCATCGACTTTCACTTAAAGAGAAGAGTAAGGAGAATCAAATCCAGAAGTTTCATCGTAAACCAGAGAAGGTTTCAGATAGTG TTAAAGAAAAAGTGCAAGAGAAGTTTAAAGACTTTTTGAGTCTACAATCCAAGAAGAAGAATAAAAGGTCAAAGTCAG AGCTGTCTAGCAATGAAGAAAACATCACTATTGCAAAGGAGGTGTCTCCCCCACAAAAAGCCCCCATAAAGCTCAATAACAATTGTAAGATTCCCTGTTCTCTCAAACCCCCCGATCATGGGAAGCGCCGCGATACAGCCAAAATAAGTG ATGAAGAGACTCTAAGTGATTCATGCACGGAAAGCTTGCTTTGGAGCGATGATGATTACAACGAAGAGATTGATGTCACAAATGCGGATGACGATatgcaggaggaggaaggcgactGTGAAATTGTGCGTTGTATGTGTGAGGTGCAGGAGGAAAATGACTTCATGATTCAG TGTGAAGAATGTTTGTGCTGGCAGCACGGTGTCTGCATGGGGTTATTAGAAGACAATGTACCTGAAAAATATACCTGCTATGTTTGCCAGGATCCCCCAG GCCAACGTCTGAGTCTGAAGTACTGGTATGATAAGGAGTGGCTGAATGAAGGTCACATGCATGGTTTGTCATTTCTGGAGGAAAACTACTCTCATCAGAATGCGAAGAAAATTGTGGCCACGCACCAACTCCTGGGAGATGTACAGCGTGTCATTGAGGTTCTGCATGGATTGCAGCTGAAGATGAGCATCTTACA AAGCAAGGAGCATCCAGACCTTAAGTTTTGGGGCCAACCTTGGAAGCATCATATGCTGAACAACAAATGTTACATCAGACAAAGCATGGAGGAGAACTCTTGTAAAGCGGACTCCACTAACTACAGGACTTACAATGGTGCAGTGGCTAAACCTTCCCCTATACCTTATGTGGAGGAATCCTACATCACCAGTGAGCACTGTTACCAAAAACCTCGGACCTATTACCCTGCAgtagagcagagactggttgtaGAAACACGGAGCTCCTCTTTGGATGGTGGGGTAGACCGAATACGCCAGAGCAGGGAAGACTCCCTTGCTGAAAGGCTCGGGTGGGAGTTAGACAGAGAATtgctaaagacagagagtgaatCCAAGCATAATTACTGTAAG GTCAGAGACTGCTTATCAAAGAGGAATCCACCTCAAGAGTCGCCACATACACAGCCCATGGACAATGGTGACGCTACTGTCAGTTCACAGCTGCAGTGGCAACTGAACCTGCTGGCACATCTAGAGTCCCTGCAGGATGAAGTCACTCACAGAATGGATTTTATAGAGAAAGAACTAGATG